Proteins encoded by one window of Burkholderia plantarii:
- a CDS encoding GNAT family N-acetyltransferase, whose product MNQSWLVRYAVPEDFEAWLPLWDGYNAFYGRSGATALPREITDLTWRRFFDGYEPMHAMVAESAGRLVGLVHFLYHRHTTMAGPICYLQDLFTLEETRGKGVGRALIEAVYAQAKRDGAERVYWQTHETNETAMKLYDQVADKSGFLIYRHAL is encoded by the coding sequence GTGAATCAATCATGGTTGGTCCGTTACGCCGTGCCGGAGGATTTCGAGGCGTGGCTGCCGCTTTGGGACGGCTACAACGCGTTCTACGGACGCTCGGGCGCCACGGCGCTGCCGCGCGAGATCACCGATCTGACCTGGCGCCGCTTCTTCGACGGCTACGAGCCGATGCATGCGATGGTGGCGGAGTCGGCGGGCAGGCTCGTCGGGCTCGTCCACTTTCTCTACCATCGCCACACCACGATGGCCGGCCCGATCTGCTACCTGCAGGATCTGTTCACGCTGGAGGAGACGCGCGGCAAGGGCGTGGGCCGCGCGCTGATCGAGGCCGTCTACGCGCAGGCGAAGCGCGACGGCGCCGAGCGCGTCTACTGGCAGACGCACGAAACCAACGAGACGGCGATGAAGCTCTACGACCAGGTGGCCGACAAGTCCGGCTTCCTCATCTATCGGCACGCGCTGTAG